The genomic DNA CACGATTTCTTTGGTCACGGGCCACGAAAAGCCGAAAGGCCGCAGCAGCTCGTGCAACACCAGCGTCGTGGCGGCCGTGTTTTGCAGCAGCCGAATGTCAAAATAAACCGCCTCGGGCGCGTCGCGGCGGGCCTGGGCGGCAGTGTCTTCCACGTAGCGGCGCACGATTTCTTCGGCCCCGCCCACGCGCTCGGCGGTGGCGGCCAGCGTGTTATCCAGGTTAGGATTAATCTCGCGTAGCACGGGCAGCACCTGCTGGCGCAGGCGGTTGCGCTGGTACACAGGGCTGTCGTTGCTGGCATCCTCGCGCCAGATGAGGCGGTTTTCGACCAGGTAATCGTAGAGGTCGTCCTTGGCCTGGGCCAGCAGCGGGCGCACTACCCGGTCGTTTTTGGCCCGAATGCCGTGCAGGCCCGCCAGCCCGGTGCCGTGGGTGAGGTTGAGCAGCATGGTTTCGGCGGCGTCGCGGCGGTGGTGGCCGGTGGCAATGGCGGCGTAGTCATTCGTCGCGCGCACCTGCTCAAACCAGCGGTAGCGCAGCAGCCGGGCCGCCATTTGGGTCGAAATTCCCTCGCGCTCAGCAAAGGCTTTGGTCTGAAAAAACTCGGCAAAATAGGGCACCTCGTACTGCTTGGCCAGCTTGCGCACGAACTGCTCGTCGGCGTCGGCCTCGGCACCGCGCAGGCCAAAATGGCCGTGCGCCACGGCCACTTTGGCCCCCAGCCGGTGCAGCACATCGAGCAATACCACCGAGTCGAGGCCGCCGCTCACGGCCACCAGCACGGTGTCGG from Hymenobacter psoromatis includes the following:
- a CDS encoding tRNA(Ile)-lysidine synthetase, with amino-acid sequence MLDQVRQFISQENLFDLEADTVLVAVSGGLDSVVLLDVLHRLGAKVAVAHGHFGLRGAEADADEQFVRKLAKQYEVPYFAEFFQTKAFAEREGISTQMAARLLRYRWFEQVRATNDYAAIATGHHRRDAAETMLLNLTHGTGLAGLHGIRAKNDRVVRPLLAQAKDDLYDYLVENRLIWREDASNDSPVYQRNRLRQQVLPVLREINPNLDNTLAATAERVGGAEEIVRRYVEDTAAQARRDAPEAVYFDIRLLQNTAATTLVLHELLRPFGFSWPVTKEIVASFKGLAGKQFDSPTHRLVKDRDQLVITPRRLAQYGTFQLAEGQEDLLADGLRLRASQHASAGYEIPRSRSTAALDADKLQFPLTLRRWQEGDWFMPLGMKGKKHLSDFLIDQKVPLNLKEDVRVLTSADGKICWVVGFRVDDRFKVDEETARVLAVQRL